The sequence TCTTGAGCGGCTGGATCACGATCGGGGTGGCCTTGGCGTAATCGGCCTCGGCCTGGGTTATGTACCCCTCCTTCACCATCCGCTCCAGGACGTACCCCTGGCGCTCCTTGGCGCGCTCCAGGTGCTTGATCGGGGAGTAGCTGTTGGGCGCCTTGGGAAGCCCCGCCAGCATGGCCATCTCGGCCAGGTTCAGCTTGTCGACCTCTTTGCCGAAGTAGGTTTCCGCGGCAAGCTGCACCCCGTAGGCCCCGGCACCGAGGTAGATCTGGTTCAGGTAGATGTAAAGGATCTCGTCCTTGGTGAGACGCTCCTCCATCCTCTTCGCGAGGATCGCCTCCTTCAGCTTCCTGGAGAACTTCTTCTCCGGGGTGAGGAGCATGGACTTCGCGACCTGCTGCGTGATGGTCGAGGCCCCTTCCTTCTTGCGCATGGAGATGACGTTTTTGAAGGCCGCCCGCATGACGCCGATGTAGTCGATCCCCTTGTGCTGGTAGAAGTTGGAGTCTTCCGCCGCCACGAAGGCCTGGATCAGGCGTTTGGGCATCTTGTCCACAGGCACCACGGTGCGCCGCTCAAGGTAGAACTCACCGACCAGGGTGCCGTCCTGGCCGAAGACCTGGGAAAGGATGGGCGGACGGTAATCGGCCAGACGATCGACCTTCGGCAGTGCGCCGAGAAGGTAGAAGAAGTAGCCGAGCAGGGCGAGGAGCATGATGGTGGAGCCGCCGGCGGCGCCCCAGAGGAGGTACTTCATTGGGGAGGACTTTTTCAACCTGCGCTGCTGGCGCGGCTGCGCCTTGTAGGTTTCCATGTCGAGAGGATCTCCGATCGGGATTGATGCGTACGCTGGGGTCTACCCGGAAGGCCGGTGCGGGCGAGGGGGAGAAGCTCCTTTGCCTGCGGCTAGGTGGAGCCGGTCGGGAACCTGCGGGTGCATCTGGTGTGCCGCGCCCCGGTGGGGGCGCCAGGAGTGAAGATTATCCCAGATGGGCTCAGTAATTCAAGGTTAATGTGGGGTGGGGAGCCCTTCTCCCCGCGGCAGCAGCCGTTAGGGGAGGGTGCCTTATCGCCGCATAATGTATACACATTACGTTCTTGCGCGAAACGATGCTATTATTCCCCGGTGCATATGACTAAATGCGGAGACATTCCCGAAGCGATGACGACACACCTGGCAAGACTGACCCATAACCTGGTGCGCGGCGCCTTCATGGAGCTCTACCTCACCCCGAAACCGGGGCTGGTGGATCTCTGCGACAGCGGCTCGCATCCCGAGCTCTCGGTCGAGCGCATGGAGACCTCCTTGAAGATCGTCTCCCTGTACCTGCTCGATCTCTGCGACGCCGTCGCGCGCGGCGAAGAGCTTAACGAACAGGTGCGTCTGGGCGTTGCCGCGGAAAGCGCGGTGCAGCGTGCCATCGGCACCAGCTGTCACAAGGGTTACATCTTCCTGGCCGGGCTCATGCTCTGCGCCAGCGCCTGCAGCAACGGGCGCGACGAAGAGGCGCTGCGTGCTTCGATCACCCGGCTCGCCGCCCTTTTCTTCGACCAGGGGGAGCCCGGTGCGGCGCACCGGGTCAGAAACCGCTTCCAGG is a genomic window of Geomonas ferrireducens containing:
- a CDS encoding triphosphoribosyl-dephospho-CoA synthase — translated: MTTHLARLTHNLVRGAFMELYLTPKPGLVDLCDSGSHPELSVERMETSLKIVSLYLLDLCDAVARGEELNEQVRLGVAAESAVQRAIGTSCHKGYIFLAGLMLCASACSNGRDEEALRASITRLAALFFDQGEPGAAHRVRNRFQGGGLREEALAGLPSLFDEALPVFRREMASGGNRGSAIFAMLGRLMQTVEDSTALRRCGRSGLRTIREDGRHLERMIAQRDDFLAFLAERNAHYASRNLTMGGVAGLLALGLAWLSHTGELEAA